In a single window of the Gossypium hirsutum isolate 1008001.06 chromosome D02, Gossypium_hirsutum_v2.1, whole genome shotgun sequence genome:
- the LOC107908384 gene encoding fasciclin-like arabinogalactan protein 21, translated as MIKHSLFFLFLLLPISAFSANHHRRRRPPPSPPSPPPLHQHQLNNIIDALVGAGDFNNWANMLSASHFFMLPLSATLFVPSDDSVFPFPVPVPTSSTTAAAASATAFDPLIIPYHIVPQRLTFSQLTLFKPFSRLPTLLPSKTLLITNSSHSNFTLDASQISHPDLYLTSAIAVHGIASLLNYTVYGGDPGLVHGLAPALPPPPPPPAMFQPLGDTMGDRRRSDAGCLYGEFAFVLLLIPWLVWCIKIYGNPLGL; from the coding sequence ATGATTAAACACTCCCTCTTCTTTCTCTTTCTGCTGCTTCCCATTTCCGCTTTTTCTGCCAATCATCACCGCCGGCGTCGTCCACCGCCATCACCACCTTCTCCTCCTCCGTTGCATCAGCATCAACTTAATAACATAATCGACGCTCTCGTTGGAGCTGGAGACTTCAATAACTGGGCAAACATGCTTTCCGCCTCCCATTTCTTCATGCTTCCACTTTCAGCTACCCTTTTCGTCCCTTCCGATGATTCCGTTTTCCCATTTCCTGTCCCTGTTCCAACTTCTTCCACCACCGCCGCCGCTGCCTCCGCCACCGCCTTTGATCCTCTCATCATCCCTTACCACATCGTCCCGCAACGCCTCACTTTCTCTCAACTCACCCTCTTCAAGCCTTTCTCTCGCTTACCGACTTTGCTTCCTTCCAAAACCCTCCTCATAACCAACTCTTCCCACTCCAACTTCACTCTTGATGCCTCTCAGATTTCCCACCCGGATCTTTACCTCACATCAGCCATTGCTGTCCACGGCATTGCCTCGCTCCTCAACTACACTGTCTACGGTGGTGACCCTGGCCTTGTTCATGGCCTTGCGCCAGCGCTTCCGCCGCCGCCGCCTCCACCAGCAATGTTTCAGCCGCTGGGGGACACGATGGGTGATAGGCGGAGATCGGATGCTGGTTGCTTGTATGGGGAGTTTGCATTTGTCTTGCTGCTGATTCCTTGGTTGGTTTGGTGCATCAAGATTTATGGGAATCCTCTTGGCCTCTGA